A window from Candidatus Binataceae bacterium encodes these proteins:
- a CDS encoding toxin-antitoxin system YwqK family antitoxin → MKPKAILTILALFAMLLAGCNGGGSAAPARPTCAEGTKLMGEGPPDGSELYCAKTINGQEVKDGPFLLYRPDGSLMMLGSYHDGKQDGEWTLWHDNGQKASIDHYKDGVQDGEHIGWYDNGKISAKGQYKDGKREGTWKRWDPDGYRNWEEHYKDDQKVS, encoded by the coding sequence ATGAAACCTAAAGCGATACTTACGATCCTTGCCCTGTTCGCGATGCTCCTTGCCGGATGCAACGGCGGTGGCTCCGCCGCACCTGCCAGACCCACCTGCGCCGAGGGGACGAAGCTGATGGGCGAAGGCCCCCCCGACGGCAGTGAACTCTATTGCGCGAAGACCATCAACGGCCAGGAGGTCAAGGACGGTCCCTTCTTGCTCTACCGCCCCGACGGCTCGCTCATGATGCTAGGCAGCTATCATGACGGTAAACAGGACGGCGAATGGACTTTGTGGCACGACAACGGCCAGAAGGCCTCCATCGACCATTACAAGGACGGCGTGCAGGACGGCGAGCACATCGGATGGTACGACAACGGCAAGATCTCAGCGAAGGGGCAGTATAAGGATGGCAAGCGCGAAGGCACCTGGAAGCGTTGGGATCCCGACGGCTACCGGAACTGGGAAGAGCATTACAAGGACGATCAGAAGGTTTCGTGA
- a CDS encoding GNAT family N-acetyltransferase: MGLISIVEADLANPNHERDFLAMMDAYALDPMEGSLALPAEVRRNLVPELRKHPAYYVFLAYDDGRAIGFTLCFVGFSTFAARPLLNIHDIGVLSGYRGQGVGLKLMTAVEGKARSLGCCKLTLEVREDNDRARGLYRKFGFGESVVGPEQVPMEFWAKPL, translated from the coding sequence ATGGGGCTCATTTCCATTGTCGAAGCCGACCTCGCCAATCCGAATCATGAGCGCGATTTCCTCGCGATGATGGATGCGTACGCGCTCGATCCGATGGAAGGCTCCCTCGCGCTGCCGGCCGAGGTGCGGCGCAACCTCGTTCCCGAATTGCGCAAGCATCCCGCGTACTATGTCTTTCTCGCCTACGACGATGGCAGGGCGATCGGCTTCACGCTTTGCTTCGTGGGCTTCTCGACCTTTGCAGCGCGGCCGCTGCTCAATATCCACGATATCGGCGTGCTGTCGGGCTACCGCGGGCAAGGCGTCGGACTCAAGCTGATGACGGCGGTGGAAGGCAAAGCGCGCTCGCTCGGGTGCTGCAAGCTCACGCTCGAGGTCCGCGAGGACAACGATCGCGCGCGCGGGCTGTATCGCAAATTCGGGTTTGGCGAATCCGTCGTCGGGCCGGAGCAGGTACCGATGGAGTTTTGGGCTAAACCGCTTTAA